A segment of the Nostoc sp. TCL26-01 genome:
AGTGTTCGATTTCGGGAAGATGAAGAGTTTGAAGTAATCGCTGATGAGTTAGCTGATGAATTGCAAACATATATTGGCAGTAACACACCTGTATTATCAGATTATGCTGTTAGTCGTGCCGGGATTTATGAGGAGCATCCCTAACAAGTGATCTATTTAGTTGATCCAAATGTGCTATTACGATTCGTGGAACGCTCTCATCCTCTTCATACTGAAATTAGAGATGCTATCCGAAAATTACGTAACAACAGCCAGCAGTTACAAGTCACCTCTCAAAATTGCGTTGAGTTTTGGAATGTGGCTACACGTCCTATATCGAGAAATGGCTTTGGTTTAACCCCTGATAAAACCGAAAAACTATTGCGTTTGATTGAACGCCTGTTTCCAGTTTTGCTTGATAGTTCTGACGTTTATCAGGAATGGCGCAGGTTGGTCGTTAAATTTGGTGTTTCAGGAGTTCAAGTTCATGATGCTCGTTTAGTTGCAGCGATGAAGGTACATAAGATATCGCACATTCTCACGTTCAACATGGAAGACTTCACCAGATACAAAAGTGAAGGCATTCTGGCAATTGCACCAGAGACAGTACTTAACGAAAATACTTAATTAGCAAAACTGATATCTTAAATGACGATCGCCAATCAGTATACTAGCGATCGCTCTCTAAATTATTGCTAGCCAAATACTCTACCAGCAAGGTTTTGGAAAATTCCTGCAAGATAATCTTTGATCCCCCCTTACCAGCTGCTACAGACAGTCCTAAACTGAAGGTGGGAGTTGAAAGGCAGTTGGGAGAAATCTTGTGAAAAAAGTATTAGCAATTATTCTTGGTGGTGGTGCGGGTACTCGCCTTTACCCTCTCACCAAACTCCGTGCTAAACCGGCAGTACCCGTGGCAGGGAAGTACCGCCTTATAGATATCCCTGTCAGTAACTGCATCAATTCAGAAATTTTTAAAATCTACGTCCTCACACAATTTAACTCAGCGTCCCTCAATCGTCACATTGCTCGTACCTACAGCTTTAGTGGTTTTAGTGAAGGGTTTGTGGAAGTGCTAGCCGCACAGCAAACACCAGAAAACCCTAACTGGTTCCAAGGTACAGCCGATGCTGTGCGTCAATACCTGTGGATGCTGCAAGATTGGGACGTAGATGAATTTTTGATCCTGTCAGGGGATCACCTCTACCGGATGGATTACCGTTTATTCATCCAGCGCCATCGAGACACGAATGCGGATATCACACTTTCCGTGATTCCCATCGACGATCGCCGCGCCTCAGATTTTGGTTTAATGAAAATTGATCAGTCAGGGCGAGTGATTGATTTTAGCGAAAAACCCAAAGGCGCAGCTTTAGAGCAAATGAAAGTTGATACCACAGTTTTGGGATTAACTCCAGAACAAGCGGTATTACAACCTTACATTGCCTCAATGGGGATTTACATATTTAAAAAAGATGTTTTGATCAAACTGCTGAAAGAAGCTTTAGAACGCACTGATTTTGGCAAAGAAATTATTCCTGATGCTGCCAAAGATCACAATGTTCAAGCTTATCTATTCGATGACTACTGGGAAGACATCGGGACAATTGAAGCATTTTATCATGCCAATCTAGCCCTAACCCAGCAGCCCTTACCGCCCTTTAGCTTCTACGATGAAGAAGCCCCAATTTACACCCGTCCTCGTTATCTACCACCCACAAAACTGTTAGAATGTCAAGTCACAGAATCAATTGTTGGCGAAGGTTGTATTCTGAAAAACTGCCGCATTCAACATTCAGTTTTAGGTGTGCGATCGCGGATTGAATCTGGCGCTATCATCGAAGAATCCCTACTTATGGGTGCTGACTTTTATCAACCTTACGTGGAACGTCAGTGCAACATTGATAAAGGCGATATCCCTGTTGGCATCGGCCCTGATACTATCATTCGTCGCGCCATCATCGATAAAAATGCCCGCATCGGTCACGATGTCAAAATTATCAATAAAGACAACGTGCAGGAAGCTGACCGCGAAAGTCAAGGCTTTTACATCCGTAGTGGTATTGTCGTCGTCCTCAAAAATGCAGTAATTCCCGATGGGACAATCATTTAGTCATTAGTCATTAGTCATTAATTAAGATTTTGACAGTTGACTTTTGACTTTTGACAGTTGACCATTGACAGTTGACCATTGACTTTTAACCAATGACTCAACTATTTTTGCTAATTGGTCTTCCTGGTAGTGGTAAGTCAACTTTGGCAAAACAATTAGTCACAGAATGCCCCCAGATGGAGCTGATTTCTACAGATGCCATCAGGGGGCAACTGTTTGGCTCAGAAGCCACTCAAGGGGCATGGCTACTGATTTGGCAAGAAATAGAGCGCCGATTTCAGCAAGCTGTTCTCACAGAGAAAATAGCAGTTCTTGACGCTACCAATGCCCAACGCAGCCAGCGCCGGGAAATGCTCACCTTAGCTCGTAATTCTGGCTTTACCTACATCACAGGAATTTGGGTAAGAACACCAGTTTGGTTGTGTCTCGCACGCAATAAAAAACGCCTCCGCCAAGTTCCGGAAGAAGTCATCTTACGAATGCACCGCCAACTCCGAGACGCACCCCCCAGCCTAGAAGATGGATTAGACAATCTCATTGACGTAGGACTTACCCCAAAGTACGGTACGGAAATTGCCCTGATGTGATGAGCAGGAACCACACTTGATTTTCTTTATTATTTGTTAATTTAAAATCAGAATAATTATTGCTTGGCATTATACCCGGCAAATTCAAAATCTCATATCTTACAAAAAAACTTAAAAATATTTCTACAGGAGGCTGGTAGATGGCTGCAACCGATTTTAAAGACTATTACTCGATTTTGGGAGTGAGTAAAACTGCCTCTCCAGAGGAAATTAAACAAGCCTTTCGTAAACTAGCCCGCAAATATCACCCTGATGTCAATCCTGGTAATAAACAGGCAGAAGCACGCTTCAAAGAAATCAACGAAGCTTACGAAGTTTTGTCAGATACAGATAAACGTAAGAAATATGACCAATTCGGTCAATATTGGAAACAGGCTGGTGAAGGCTTTCCCGGTGGTGCTGGTGTCGATATGGGCGGCTTTGACTTCAGCCAATACGGCACTTTTGATGAGTTTATTAATGAACTACTAGGACGCTTTGGTGGTGCTGCGCCTCGTGGTGGACGACAAACTTACTCTTATCAAACTCCTGGTGGTAGACCTAGTGGTGGTTTTGGTGACTTTGGCTTTCAAGATATGGGTACAGCAGGCGGTAGCCAAGACGCGGAAGCTGTGATTAATTTGACTTTTGCCGAAGCTTTCACTGGTGTGCAGAAGCGTTTTAGTTTAGGTAACGAAACTATTGATGTCCGCATCCCGGCTGGGGCAAAACCTGGAACTCGTCTACGGGTGCGGGGGAAAGGTCAAATCAATCCTATGACTCAACAGCGCGGAGATTTGTATTTAAGGGTAGAATTTCAGCCCCACTCGTTTTTCCAAATCGAAGGTGATAATTTAGTCTGTGAAGTACCGATAACTCCAGATGAAGCTGCTTTAGGAGCCTCAATTGATGTACCCACACCCGACGGTTCTGTTAACGTTAAATTACCTGCGGGGGTGCGTTCTGGTCAATCTCTCCGTTTACGGGGTAAGGGTTGGCCGATAGCCAAAGGTGGAAGAGGTGATCAGTTGGTGAAGGTGGCAATTGTCCCACCCAAAGACATGAGCCAACAAGAACGAGAATACTATGAAAAAATTCGCGCTATTCGTAGCTACAATCCCCGCAGTCATTTACAGCAAGTCAAGCTGTAAGGGACTTCCAGATAAAAAAATATCCAAAATGTAGGGTGCGTCAGTGCGAGAAAACCTAGCTGCACCAAGAAATTATTCCTACTGACGCACTCTACTGAACTAAGAGGACGTTTGAAAAGTCTGTTTCTTTGTCATGTTGAATGCAGCGTAGCGGAATGAAACATCTCGGTATGTGCCACAAAACCTAGATTCTTCCTGACGCTCCGCTCCAGTCAGAATGACATTTTTATACCTACTGAAACTTTTCCAACACCCTCTAAATTCAAACCTGATTAATTAACTAAATTCTGCCAATAATTTTTCAATACTAGCATTGTGATCCAAGAAGGAAAATAAATGCTTATAACGCAGTCTGCCATCTTTATCTAATACAAACTGAGCCGGTAAAGGCGCTCCTAAAGCTTGCCCTACTTGATAAGTTCGGAATACTCTACAACTAGGATCGCTGAGTAATGGCATCTTTAAACCTAAATCTCTGACCACTATTTGACTTTGTTTTTCATCGGTACTAGTAACTAGTAAAATTTCTATACCGCGATTGGTAAATTGCTCGTAATTTTCATTTAAAGCTTTAATATGGGGGAAACAAAAGGGACAGTATTGCTTTTCCGTAAATATTCTTGTAAATGCCAGCAATACAGGTTGCTTGCCCCGATAGTTTGACAGTTTAACTAACGCGCCATTGGTAATGTCGGGTAATTGAAAGTCTGGTGTTCCTACATCAAGTCTTAACTCATTGCTAGCAGGAACAGGTAAAAAATTGCGAAAGAATCGCTCATTAAATAAACCAGTGAAATCTGTTGAAGTTAGCATAAACAATTCAAACTTTGAAATTAACAAATAAACTAAAAAGCCACAAACTTAAACAGAAAGTAACACTAAATTTTAATATAGCAAGCTTAAATCATTTGTGATAAACAAGATCCCCGACTTCTCGAAGAAGTAAGGGATCTGTACACTCAGCACTCAATACTCAGCACTCAGCACTCTCTCTTCTAAACAGCAGAGAAGTAAACTTTAGACTTCACA
Coding sequences within it:
- a CDS encoding type II toxin-antitoxin system VapC family toxin, giving the protein MLLRFVERSHPLHTEIRDAIRKLRNNSQQLQVTSQNCVEFWNVATRPISRNGFGLTPDKTEKLLRLIERLFPVLLDSSDVYQEWRRLVVKFGVSGVQVHDARLVAAMKVHKISHILTFNMEDFTRYKSEGILAIAPETVLNENT
- a CDS encoding glucose-1-phosphate adenylyltransferase, with amino-acid sequence MKKVLAIILGGGAGTRLYPLTKLRAKPAVPVAGKYRLIDIPVSNCINSEIFKIYVLTQFNSASLNRHIARTYSFSGFSEGFVEVLAAQQTPENPNWFQGTADAVRQYLWMLQDWDVDEFLILSGDHLYRMDYRLFIQRHRDTNADITLSVIPIDDRRASDFGLMKIDQSGRVIDFSEKPKGAALEQMKVDTTVLGLTPEQAVLQPYIASMGIYIFKKDVLIKLLKEALERTDFGKEIIPDAAKDHNVQAYLFDDYWEDIGTIEAFYHANLALTQQPLPPFSFYDEEAPIYTRPRYLPPTKLLECQVTESIVGEGCILKNCRIQHSVLGVRSRIESGAIIEESLLMGADFYQPYVERQCNIDKGDIPVGIGPDTIIRRAIIDKNARIGHDVKIINKDNVQEADRESQGFYIRSGIVVVLKNAVIPDGTII
- a CDS encoding AAA family ATPase, with protein sequence MTQLFLLIGLPGSGKSTLAKQLVTECPQMELISTDAIRGQLFGSEATQGAWLLIWQEIERRFQQAVLTEKIAVLDATNAQRSQRREMLTLARNSGFTYITGIWVRTPVWLCLARNKKRLRQVPEEVILRMHRQLRDAPPSLEDGLDNLIDVGLTPKYGTEIALM
- a CDS encoding DnaJ C-terminal domain-containing protein; its protein translation is MAATDFKDYYSILGVSKTASPEEIKQAFRKLARKYHPDVNPGNKQAEARFKEINEAYEVLSDTDKRKKYDQFGQYWKQAGEGFPGGAGVDMGGFDFSQYGTFDEFINELLGRFGGAAPRGGRQTYSYQTPGGRPSGGFGDFGFQDMGTAGGSQDAEAVINLTFAEAFTGVQKRFSLGNETIDVRIPAGAKPGTRLRVRGKGQINPMTQQRGDLYLRVEFQPHSFFQIEGDNLVCEVPITPDEAALGASIDVPTPDGSVNVKLPAGVRSGQSLRLRGKGWPIAKGGRGDQLVKVAIVPPKDMSQQEREYYEKIRAIRSYNPRSHLQQVKL
- a CDS encoding peroxiredoxin; protein product: MLTSTDFTGLFNERFFRNFLPVPASNELRLDVGTPDFQLPDITNGALVKLSNYRGKQPVLLAFTRIFTEKQYCPFCFPHIKALNENYEQFTNRGIEILLVTSTDEKQSQIVVRDLGLKMPLLSDPSCRVFRTYQVGQALGAPLPAQFVLDKDGRLRYKHLFSFLDHNASIEKLLAEFS